A DNA window from Camelina sativa cultivar DH55 chromosome 17, Cs, whole genome shotgun sequence contains the following coding sequences:
- the LOC104756975 gene encoding uncharacterized protein LOC104756975 — translation MSSSATNTQPPEVAATTETVPLHTSSLLNINMANITKLTTTNYLIWSRQVHALLDGYDLVPFLDSATPKPDPTITTAGVTSPNPAFTIWKRQDKLIYSGLLDAISISVQPLLSRASTTAEVWATLATTYANPSRSHVKQLKHHLENWKKGTRTIDEYFQGLTITFDKLAHLGKPEGHENQIDFILGGLPEEYKPIVDQTEARDTPPSLPELHEKLLNHEAKLLAAASKASPSFPISANYTNNRNKSFSKSSSSRSQQPGSTWSPGGSTRSPKPYLGKCQICGVQGHSARRCPQFQSSQSQRPLLPTPPNAWVPRANIAHASSSNPWIMDSGATHHITSDLANLSLHQPYTGGEEVLNGDGTGLSIANTGEGSQLGGPVTPRTD, via the exons ATGTCTTCTTCCGCCACAAACACTCAACCTCCAGAGGTCGCTGCAACCACTGAAACAGTGCCTCTCCacacctcttctcttctcaacaTCAATATGGCCAACATAACCAAGCTTACCACCACCAACTACCTAATATGGAGCCGTCAGGTCCACGCCCTTCTTGATGGCTATGATCTGGTCCCCTTCCTCGACTCTGCCACTCCCAAACCAGATCCCACAATCACCACGGCTGGAGTTACGTCTCCGAATCCCGCCTTCACCATATGGAAACGTCAAGACAAGCTGATCTACAGCGGTCTCCTCGACGCCATCTCCATCTCTGTTCAACCACTTCTCTCTCGCGCCTCCACAACTGCTGAGGTCTGGGCTACGTTGGCTACTACCTACGCTAACCCAAGCCGAAGCCATGtcaaacaactcaaacaccACCTGGAGAACTGGAAGAAAGGTACTCGCACCATTGACGAGTATTTTCAGGGCCTTACTATCACGTTCGACAAGCTTGCTCATCTGGGTAAACCCGAAGGCCATGAAAATCAGATTGACTTCATTCTTGGTGGTCTCCCTGAAGAATACAAACCCATCGTTGATCAGACTGAAGCTCGTGACACTCCACCATCACTTCCTGAACTCCACGAGAAACTCCTCAATCATGAAGCCAAACTTCTTGCTGCTGCTTCCAAAGCCTCACCGTCGTTCCCTATCTCTGCGAACTACACCAACAACCGCAACAAGTCTTTCTCCAAATCCTCCTCTTCTCGCTCTCAGCAACCTGGTTCTACCTGGTCACCCGGTGGCTCTACTCGCTCTCCCAAACCATATCTTGGGAAATGTCAGATCTGTGGCGTCCAAGGACACTCTGCTCGTCGCTGTCCACAGTTTCAGTCCAGCCAATCTCAACGTCCTCTCCTACCAACACCACCAAATGCTTGGGTGCCTCGTGCTAATATTGCTCATGCCTCCAGCTCCAACCCTTGGATCATGGACTCTGGTGCGACTCACCACATTACTTCTGATCTAGCCAACCTCTCCCTTCACCAACCATACACTGGTGGTGAGGAGGTTCTCAATGGTGACGGAACCGGTCTCTCCATTGCCAATACGG gtgaaggatctcagctCGGGGGTCCGGTTACTCCAAGGACGGACTAA
- the LOC104756976 gene encoding RHOMBOID-like protein 10, chloroplastic produces MVSSSQSLSHHNLWPPESGSTAFRGLATVVSLHACHHVTRHLRLSSHLRSSFQKLQLLSEAARMEFARYQRVIVFNGANFLKSRVKLSPSSSFVCFFNGGESRINNPRGGGGEEGSSNHKEISKRNTVNGRRWTNVLLAINVIMYIAQVASDGRVLTWGAKINSLIERGQLWRLATASVLHGNPMHLMINCYSLNSIGPTAESLGGPKRFLSVYLTSAIASSAMSYWFNKAPSVGASGAIFGLVGSVAVFVIRHKQMVGGGNEDLMQIAQVIALNMTMGLMSRRIDNWGHIGGLLGGAAMAWLLGPQWKYEYTTRDGRRVFMDSAPIPLLLRWKNERRGRL; encoded by the exons atggtaTCATCATCACAGTCATTATCTCACCATAACCTCTGGCCACCGGAATCTGGATCTACGGCGTTTCGAGGTCTCGCAACCGTCGTATCCCTACACGCCTGCCACCATGTTACCCGTCACCTCCGCCTTAGCTCCCATCTTCGCTCTTCCTTTCAG AAACTGCAGCTTCTTTCTGAAGCTGCGAGGATGGAGTTTGCAAGATACCAAAGAGTGATTGTATTCAATGGAGCAAATTTTCTCAAGTCTAGAGTTAAATTGTCACCGTCTTCATCGTTTGTATGTTTCTTTAATGGTGGAGAGAGTAGGATTAATAACcctagaggaggaggaggtgagGAAGGATCATCGAACCATAAGGAGATATCTAAGAGAAACACAGTTAACGGACGGCGATGGACCAATGTCCTCCTTGCCATCAACGTAAT AATGTATATTGCACAAGTTGCATCAGATGGGAGAGTGCTTACATGGGGAGCCAAG ATAAACAGTTTAATCGAAAGAGGTCAGCTATGGAGACTGGCTACAGCTTCCGTTCTTCATGGGAATCCTATGCATCTCATG ATAAATTGCTATTCTTTGAATTCTATTGGACCGACTGCTGAGAGTTTAGGTGGCCCAAAGAGATTTCTTTCCGTTTACTTGACATCTGCGATTGCAA GTTCTGCAATGAGCTATTGGTTCAACAAAGCGCCATCAGTTGGTGCTTCGGGTGCAATTTTCGGATTG GTTGGCTCGGTAGCTGTTTTTGTTATAAGACACAAACAGATGGTCGGAGGTGGGAATGAAGATCTAATGCAGATAGCTCAAGTTATTGCTCTAAACATG ACAATGGGTCTAATGTCCAGACGCATAGATAACTGGGGGCAT ATTGGTGGTTTACTTGGTGGAGCCGCAATGGCTTGGCTTCTAGGACCACAGTGGAAGTATGAATACACCACAAGAGACGGCCGGAGAGTCTTCATGGACAGCGCTCCTATTCCGCTTCTTTTGCGGTGGAAAAACGAACGGCGAGGACGGCTTTGA